In Nocardioides palaemonis, a single genomic region encodes these proteins:
- a CDS encoding TadE/TadG family type IV pilus assembly protein, whose translation MAARARHEEEGSATAELALGVPLLLALTVGLVWMLAIGAAQVRVVDASREAARALARGDDATTARAVALRIAPEGASVRVTVDGDRVVVVTSARVAGPGGLLASVPGVTVSDEAVALLEEGSP comes from the coding sequence ATGGCGGCGCGGGCTCGGCACGAGGAGGAGGGGTCCGCGACCGCCGAGCTCGCGCTCGGCGTGCCGCTGCTCCTGGCCCTGACGGTCGGGCTGGTGTGGATGCTGGCGATCGGCGCCGCCCAGGTGCGCGTGGTCGATGCCTCCCGCGAGGCCGCCCGGGCGCTGGCCCGCGGTGACGACGCGACGACCGCGCGCGCCGTGGCGCTGCGGATCGCGCCCGAGGGTGCCTCCGTCCGGGTGACGGTCGACGGCGACCGGGTGGTCGTCGTGACCTCCGCGCGGGTGGCCGGACCCGGCGGCCTGCTGGCGTCGGTGCCGGGCGTCACCGTCTCCGACGAGGCGGTCGCCCTGCTCGAGGAGGGGTCACCGTGA
- a CDS encoding anti-sigma factor antagonist gives MDLTLATREVDGRAIVAVGGEIDVYTAPKLRDCITELVGAGTYDIVIDLEAVEFLDSTGLGVLVGGLKKVRAHDGSLDLVCTQERLLKIFRITGLAKVFVIHDTVGLAPGA, from the coding sequence GTGGATCTCACCCTTGCCACTCGCGAGGTGGATGGTCGCGCCATCGTGGCGGTCGGCGGGGAGATCGACGTCTACACCGCCCCCAAGCTGCGCGACTGCATCACCGAGCTCGTCGGCGCCGGCACCTACGACATCGTCATCGACCTCGAGGCCGTCGAGTTCCTCGACTCCACCGGTCTCGGCGTCCTGGTCGGCGGCCTGAAGAAGGTCCGCGCCCACGACGGATCGCTCGACCTGGTCTGCACCCAGGAGCGGCTGCTCAAGATCTTCCGGATCACCGGGCTGGCCAAGGTGTTCGTCATCCACGACACCGTCGGCCTCGCGCCGGGCGCCTGA
- a CDS encoding DEAD/DEAH box helicase: MSTTRPVAPPRVDDLVRRLTSVPGREGRLRHLEVLPAREAVHEDWPGWVPDDVRGAFASQGVARPWRHQVVAADAAHAGDHVIVATGTASGKSLAYQLPALSAIRAARGPRGERGASVLYLAPTKALAHDQLATLTSLGLDVRVSAHDGDSSYEERDWTRDFGEYVLTNPDMLHRSLLPAHHRWSRFLGSLQYVVVDECHHYRGVFGAHVSHVLRRLRRVCAMYGAHPTFVLASATVAQPEVTAGRLTGLDVVALTRDDSPRGAVSLVLWEPPLTSHDGENGAPVRRAASSEVADLLADLVAEDVRTLAFVRSRRGVEQVATTTAGLLAEVDPSLPGRVAAYRGGYLPEERRALEASVRRGDLMGLAATNALELGIDISGLDAVLIAGFPGTRAAFWQQVGRAGRGAQDALGVLVAKDDPLDTYLVTHPEMLIGAPVEASVFDPDNPHVMGPHLCAAAQEQPLTEADLPLFGPTAREVVDELVGLQLLRKRPRGWFWTDRGRAADLADIRSAGGSAVQLVEADTGRVVGTVDASGAHSQAHPGAVYVHQGETWLVESLDLDHHVATMRRDDPAWSTTAREVTDISIVSTRERRSWAGCQLTLGEVDVSHQVVSFLRRRQPGGEVLGEEPLDLPERTLRTTAVWWTVPDDVVAEAGLAALDVPGAAHAAEHCSIGLLPLFATCDRWDIGGVSTARHADTGVLTVFVYDGHPGGAGFAERGFHTAVAWLTATREAIAGCECTSGCPSCIQSPKCGNQNNPLDKDGAIRLLDALLSGAPREVAKR, from the coding sequence GTGAGCACCACCCGACCTGTCGCACCACCCCGGGTCGACGACCTCGTCCGCCGACTGACGTCGGTGCCGGGGCGGGAAGGCCGGCTGCGACACCTCGAGGTGCTGCCGGCGCGCGAGGCGGTCCACGAGGACTGGCCGGGCTGGGTGCCCGACGACGTCCGCGGGGCGTTCGCGTCGCAGGGGGTGGCCCGGCCCTGGCGCCACCAGGTCGTCGCGGCCGATGCGGCCCACGCCGGCGACCACGTCATCGTCGCGACCGGCACCGCGTCCGGGAAGTCGCTGGCCTACCAGCTGCCGGCGCTGTCCGCGATCCGCGCCGCGCGCGGTCCGCGGGGCGAGCGCGGCGCGTCGGTGCTCTACCTCGCCCCCACCAAGGCGCTGGCCCACGACCAGCTCGCGACGCTGACCTCGCTCGGCCTTGACGTGCGGGTGTCGGCCCACGACGGCGACAGCTCCTACGAGGAGCGCGACTGGACCCGCGACTTCGGGGAGTACGTCCTGACCAACCCCGACATGCTGCACCGCTCGCTGCTGCCGGCCCACCACCGCTGGTCGCGGTTCCTCGGGTCGCTGCAGTACGTCGTGGTCGACGAGTGCCACCACTACCGCGGCGTCTTCGGCGCCCACGTCTCCCACGTCCTGCGGCGGCTGCGCCGGGTGTGCGCGATGTACGGCGCGCACCCCACCTTCGTCCTCGCCTCCGCGACCGTCGCCCAGCCCGAGGTCACCGCGGGGCGGCTGACCGGTCTCGACGTGGTCGCGCTGACCCGTGACGACTCGCCGCGCGGGGCCGTCTCGCTGGTGCTCTGGGAGCCGCCGCTCACCTCCCACGACGGGGAGAACGGCGCGCCGGTGCGGCGTGCGGCGTCGTCGGAGGTCGCGGACCTGCTGGCCGACCTGGTCGCCGAGGACGTCCGCACGCTCGCCTTCGTCCGCTCGCGACGCGGCGTGGAGCAGGTCGCGACCACCACCGCCGGCCTGCTCGCCGAGGTCGACCCGTCGCTGCCCGGGCGGGTCGCCGCCTACCGCGGCGGCTACCTCCCGGAGGAGCGGCGGGCGCTCGAGGCGTCGGTGCGCCGTGGTGACCTGATGGGCCTCGCCGCCACCAACGCCCTGGAGCTCGGGATCGACATCAGCGGCCTCGACGCCGTCCTGATCGCCGGCTTCCCCGGCACCCGCGCCGCCTTCTGGCAGCAGGTGGGTCGCGCCGGCCGCGGCGCACAGGACGCGCTGGGCGTCCTGGTGGCCAAGGACGACCCGCTCGACACCTATCTCGTCACCCATCCCGAGATGCTGATCGGCGCACCGGTGGAGGCCTCGGTCTTCGACCCGGACAACCCGCACGTGATGGGGCCGCACCTGTGCGCCGCCGCCCAGGAGCAGCCGCTGACCGAGGCCGACCTGCCGCTCTTCGGCCCGACCGCCCGCGAGGTGGTCGACGAGCTGGTCGGTCTCCAGCTGCTGCGCAAGCGGCCGCGCGGCTGGTTCTGGACCGACCGCGGCCGCGCGGCCGACCTGGCCGACATCCGGTCCGCCGGCGGCTCGGCGGTGCAGCTCGTCGAGGCCGACACCGGCCGGGTCGTCGGCACCGTCGACGCCTCGGGCGCGCACAGCCAGGCGCACCCCGGGGCGGTCTACGTGCACCAGGGAGAGACGTGGCTGGTGGAGTCGCTCGACCTCGACCACCACGTCGCGACGATGCGGCGCGACGACCCGGCGTGGTCCACGACCGCCCGCGAGGTGACCGACATCAGCATCGTCTCGACCCGTGAGCGCCGCTCGTGGGCGGGCTGCCAGCTGACCCTCGGCGAGGTCGACGTGTCCCACCAGGTGGTGTCGTTCCTGCGTCGGCGCCAGCCGGGCGGCGAGGTGCTCGGCGAGGAGCCGCTCGACCTGCCCGAGCGGACCCTGCGGACCACCGCGGTGTGGTGGACGGTGCCCGACGACGTCGTCGCCGAGGCCGGGCTGGCGGCCCTCGACGTGCCGGGCGCCGCGCACGCGGCCGAGCACTGCTCGATCGGCCTGCTCCCGCTCTTCGCGACCTGCGACCGCTGGGACATCGGCGGGGTCTCCACCGCGCGGCACGCCGACACGGGCGTGCTGACCGTCTTCGTCTACGACGGGCACCCCGGCGGCGCCGGGTTCGCGGAGCGCGGCTTCCACACCGCGGTCGCCTGGTTGACCGCGACCCGGGAGGCGATCGCCGGGTGCGAGTGCACGTCGGGCTGCCCCTCGTGCATCCAGTCGCCCAAGTGCGGCAACCAGAACAACCCGCTCGACAAGGACGGCGCGATCCGGCTGCTCGACGCCCTCCTCTCGGGTGCGCCGCGCGAGGTCGCGAAGCGCTAG
- a CDS encoding DUF4244 domain-containing protein has protein sequence MIRTTHATPAAPERDERGITTAEYAVGTAAGAGFAALLYKLLTGSFGDRLLGRLFDHVMGLLGIG, from the coding sequence ATGATCAGGACCACACACGCCACGCCTGCCGCGCCGGAGCGCGACGAGCGCGGCATCACCACCGCGGAGTACGCGGTCGGCACCGCCGCCGGTGCCGGCTTCGCGGCGCTGCTCTACAAGCTGCTCACGGGCAGCTTCGGCGACCGGCTGCTCGGCCGGCTCTTCGACCACGTCATGGGCCTGCTGGGGATCGGCTGA